One segment of Salvia splendens isolate huo1 chromosome 20, SspV2, whole genome shotgun sequence DNA contains the following:
- the LOC121782389 gene encoding probable manganese-transporting ATPase PDR2 isoform X1 — protein sequence MSRFNVGGKVVDTVDLLRKRHWAWRLDMWPFAILYGVWVSAVVPSLDFADACIVLGGISAFHILVFLFTVWSVDFKCFVKFSQVNDIHHADACKITPAKFSGSKEVVPLHFRKLAASSTSPSAEEIYFDFRKQHFIYSDEKHTFSKLLYPSKEAIGYYLKNTGYGTEAKIVTGTEKWGRNVFEYPQPTFQKLMKEQVMEPFFVFQVFCVGLWCLDEYWYYSLFTLFMLFVFESTMAKSRLKTLSELRRVKVDSQILMVYRCGKWVKLSGTELLPGDVVSIGRSTGLDGEDKSVPADMLILAGSAIVNEAILTGESTPQWKVSVGNRGNDERLSIKRDKAHVLFGGTKILQHTPDKTFHLKAPDGGCVAVVLRTGFETSQGKLMRTILFSTERVTANSWESGLFILFLVVFALIAAGYVLKKGLEDPTRSKYKLLLSCSLIITSVIPPELPMELSIAVNTSLIALARRGIYCTEPFRIPFAGKVDICCFDKTGTLTSDDMEFSGVGGLTDNEDLETEISKVPDRTLEILASCHALVFVDNKLVGDPLEKAALKGIDWTYKSDEKAIPKKGGGNFVQIVQRHHFASHLKRMAVVVRVQEEFFAFIKGAPETIQERLINVPAWYVETYKKHTRQGSRVLALAYKSLPDMTVSEARSLERETVESGLTFAGFAVFNCPIRGDSATVLSELKASSHDLVMITGDQALTACHVARQVNIISKPALILGPAKGNNGGYEWVSPDETHTVIFSENEVGDLSESYDLCIGGDCMEMLQQSSSTLKVIPYVKVFARVAPEQKELIITSFKSVGRVTLMCGDGTNDVGALKQAHVGVALLNAIPAGQTGKSATSSKNETEKSGKSKKPKPASGTVDGSSKSKPASKSESTSNQNANRHLTAAEMQRQKLKKLMDELNEDGDGRSAPVVKLGDASMASPFTAKHASVSPTIDVIRQGRSTLVTTLQMFKILGLNCLATAYVLSVMYLDGVKLGDVQATISGVFTAAFFLFISHASPLPTLSAERPHPNIFCSYVLLSLLGQFTVHIFFLISSVKAAEKYMPEECIEPDSEFHPNLVNTVSYMVGMMLQVATFAVNYMGHPFNQSISQNRPFQYALVGAVGFFTVITSDLFRDLNDWLKLVPLPKELRNKLMLWSFLAFLVCYSWERFLRWAFPGKMPAWKKKQRAVATSAEKKRV from the exons ATGTCGAGGTTCAATGTGGGCGGGAAAGTGGTTGATACGGTTGACTTGTTGAGAAAGAGGCATTGGGCATGGCGTTTGGATATGTGGCCTTTCGCGATTCTATACGGAGTGTGGGTGTCAGCTGTAGTCCCCAGCCTGGATTTCGCGGATGCTTGCATTGTTTTGGGCGGCATTTCTGCATTTCACATTCTCGTGTTTCTGTTCACCGTTTGGTCTGTGGATTTCAAATGCTTTGTAAAATTTTCCCAG GTTAATGATATACACCATGCAGATGCTTGCAAGATTACTCCAGCTAAATTTTCAGGCTCTAAAGAAGTTGTGCCGCTTCACTTTCGGAAG TTGGCAGCTTCTTCTACATCACCAAGTGCAGAAGAGATCTACTTTGACTTCAGGAAGCAACATTTTATTTACTCTGATGAGAAACATACATTCTCTAAACTTCTGTATCCATCCAAGGAAGCAATTGGGTATTATCTCAAGAATACTGGTTATGGTACAGAAGCTAAAATTGTTACTGGTACCGAGAAATGGGGAAGGAATGT ATTTGAGTATCCTCAACCCACATTCCAAAAATTGATGAAAGAGCAGGTCATGGAACCATTTTTCGTATTTCAG GTTTTCTGTGTTGGCCTGTGGTGTTTAGATGAGTATTGGTACTACAGTCTGTTCACTCTGTTCATGCTGTTTGTGTTTGAATCAACGATGGCAAAAAGCCGTTTGAAGACTTTATCGGAGCTTAGACGTGTAAAAGTGGATAGCCAAATTTTGATGGTTTATCGATGTGGCAA GTGGGTTAAACTCTCTGGGACAGAGCTTCTGCCTGGGGATGTTGTATCCATTGGGCGCTCTACTGGTCTGGATGGGGAAGACAAATCTGTGCCTGCTGACATGCTTATTTTGGCTGGAAGTGCTATTGTGAATGAAGCCATTCTGACTGGGGAGTCCACACCACAATGGAAG GTTTCAGTAGGCAACAGAGGAAATGATGAGAGACTATCAATCAAACGGGATAAGGCGCATGTTCTTTTTGGTGGTACAAAAATATTACAGCATACACCGGATAAG ACATTTCACTTGAAAGCCCCTGATGGGGGCTGTGTGGCTGTTGTGCTGCGAACTGGATTTGAAACTAGCCAAGGAAAGCTAATGCGAACTATACTGTTTTCAACTGAGAGG GTTACTGCAAACAGCTGGGAAAGTGggctttttattcttttcttggTAGTATTTGCTCTTATAGCTGCTGGTTATGTCCTTAAAAAG GGCCTTGAGGATCCAACAAGGAGTAAATACAAGCTTCTTCTGAGTTGTTCATTGATTATTACTTCTGTGATTCCCCCCGAACTTCCAATGGAGCTGTCAATAGCTGTTAATACTTCTTTGATTGCACTAGCCAGACGTGGAATTTACTGCACAGAACCATTTAGAATTCCATTTGCTGGAAAG GTTGATATATGTTGTTTTGACAAGACTGGCACACTAACGTCAGATGACATG GAATTTTCTGGAGTTGGTGGTCTGACAGACAATGAAGACTTAGAAACAGAAATATCTAAAgtgcctgatcgaactttggAAATACTTGCATCCTGTCATGCTTTGGTCTTTGTGGACAATAAGCTG GTTGGTGATCCTCTTGAGAAAGCTGCACTGAAAGGAATTGATTGGACCTACAAATCAGATGAAAAGGCCATTCCAAAAAA AGGAGGTGGCAATTTTGTCCAGATTGTTCAAAGGCATCACTTTGCTTCTCACTTAAAAAGAATGGCGGTAGTTGTTCGTGTTCAGGAGGAATTTTTTGCTTTCATTAAG GGTGCTCCAGAAACCATTCAGGAAAGGCTTATTAATGTGCCTGCATGGTATGTTGAGACTTACAAGAAACACACACGTCAAGGGTCTCGTGTTTTGGCTTTGGCTTACAAGTCCCTTCCAGATATGACA GTTAGTGAAGCGCGGAGCTTAGAGCGTGAAACAGTAGAAAGTGGTCTAACTTTTGCTGGATTTGCA GTTTTCAATTGCCCTATCCGGGGAGACTCAGCCACTGTGTTGTCCGAATTAAAAGCATCCTCACACGATCTG GTGATGATTACTGGTGATCAAGCTTTGACGGCTTGCCATGTCGCCCGCCAAGTTAATATAATCTCAAAACCAGCACTAATTCTTGGCCCGGCTAAAGGCAATAATGGTGGGTATGAGTGGGTTTCTCCAGATGAGACCCATACAGTAATCTTCAG CGAGAATGAGGTTGGAGATTTATCTGAGAGTTATGATCTTTGCATTGGTGGTGACTGCATGGAAATGCTGCAGCAAAGCTCTTCTACCCTTAAAGTCATTCCTTATGTGAAG GTATTTGCCCGTGTTGCCCCTGAGCAAAAGGAACTCATAATCACTTCTTTCAAATCTGTGGGGAGGGTGACGTTGATGTGTGGTGATGGCACAAACGATGTTGGTGCTCTAAAACAG GCACATGTTGGGGTGGCTTTACTTAATGCAATACCCGCGGGACAAACTGGGAAGTCTGCAACATCTTCAAAGAACGAAACTGAAAAGTCTGGTAAATCGAAGAAACCGAAACCTGCAAGTGGAACTGTTGATGGTTCTTCAAAGAGCAAACCTGCTTCAAAGTCGGAGTCTACCAGCAACCAGAACGCAAACCGTCATCTAACCGCTGCAGAAATGCAACGCCAAAAGCTGAAGAAACTAATGGATGAGCTAAACGAAGATGGTGATGGACGTTCTGCTCCAGTTGTTAAACTGGGTGATGCCTCAATGGCATCGCCATTCACAGCAAAGCATGCTTCAGTCTCTCCAACTATCGACGTGATCCGTCAGGGTCGTAGCACCCTCGTCACCACACTCCAAATGTTCAAGATACTCGGGCTCAACTGTCTTGCTACTGCCTACGTCCTGAGTGTGATGTACTTAGATGGCGTGAAACTGGGTGATGTTCAGGCCACAATCAGCGGGGTCTTCACTGCCGCCTTTTTTCTGTTCATATCCCACGCCTCCCCACTCCCGACACTATCAGCCGAGAGGCCTCATCCCAATATCTTCTGCTCCTACGTCCTGCTCTCCCTCCTAGGTCAGTTTACCGTTCACATCTTCTTCTTGATATCATCGGTGAAGGCAGCTGAGAAGTACATGCCAGAGGAATGCATCGAGCCCGACTCAGAGTTCCACCCGAACCTCGTGAACACCGTTTCCTACATGGTGGGCATGATGCTGCAAGTGGCCACCTTTGCAGTCAACTACATGGGCCACCCTTTCAACCAGAGCATCTCACAGAACAGACCTTTCCAGTATGCCCTCGTCGGGGCTGTTGGCTTCTTCACCGTCATTACCTCTGACTTGTTCCGGGACTTGAACGATTGGCTGAAGCTCGTGCCCTTGCCGAAAGAGCTGAGAAACAAGCTGATGCTCTGGTCGTTCCTCGCGTTCCTGGTCTGCTACAGCTGGGAAAGATTCTTGAGGTGGGCCTTCCCCGGGAAGATGCCGgcttggaagaagaagcaacGGGCCGTTGCGACGAGCGCAGAGAAGAAGAGAGTCTAA
- the LOC121782389 gene encoding probable manganese-transporting ATPase PDR2 isoform X2: MKEQVMEPFFVFQVFCVGLWCLDEYWYYSLFTLFMLFVFESTMAKSRLKTLSELRRVKVDSQILMVYRCGKWVKLSGTELLPGDVVSIGRSTGLDGEDKSVPADMLILAGSAIVNEAILTGESTPQWKVSVGNRGNDERLSIKRDKAHVLFGGTKILQHTPDKTFHLKAPDGGCVAVVLRTGFETSQGKLMRTILFSTERVTANSWESGLFILFLVVFALIAAGYVLKKGLEDPTRSKYKLLLSCSLIITSVIPPELPMELSIAVNTSLIALARRGIYCTEPFRIPFAGKVDICCFDKTGTLTSDDMEFSGVGGLTDNEDLETEISKVPDRTLEILASCHALVFVDNKLVGDPLEKAALKGIDWTYKSDEKAIPKKGGGNFVQIVQRHHFASHLKRMAVVVRVQEEFFAFIKGAPETIQERLINVPAWYVETYKKHTRQGSRVLALAYKSLPDMTVSEARSLERETVESGLTFAGFAVFNCPIRGDSATVLSELKASSHDLVMITGDQALTACHVARQVNIISKPALILGPAKGNNGGYEWVSPDETHTVIFSENEVGDLSESYDLCIGGDCMEMLQQSSSTLKVIPYVKVFARVAPEQKELIITSFKSVGRVTLMCGDGTNDVGALKQAHVGVALLNAIPAGQTGKSATSSKNETEKSGKSKKPKPASGTVDGSSKSKPASKSESTSNQNANRHLTAAEMQRQKLKKLMDELNEDGDGRSAPVVKLGDASMASPFTAKHASVSPTIDVIRQGRSTLVTTLQMFKILGLNCLATAYVLSVMYLDGVKLGDVQATISGVFTAAFFLFISHASPLPTLSAERPHPNIFCSYVLLSLLGQFTVHIFFLISSVKAAEKYMPEECIEPDSEFHPNLVNTVSYMVGMMLQVATFAVNYMGHPFNQSISQNRPFQYALVGAVGFFTVITSDLFRDLNDWLKLVPLPKELRNKLMLWSFLAFLVCYSWERFLRWAFPGKMPAWKKKQRAVATSAEKKRV; this comes from the exons ATGAAAGAGCAGGTCATGGAACCATTTTTCGTATTTCAG GTTTTCTGTGTTGGCCTGTGGTGTTTAGATGAGTATTGGTACTACAGTCTGTTCACTCTGTTCATGCTGTTTGTGTTTGAATCAACGATGGCAAAAAGCCGTTTGAAGACTTTATCGGAGCTTAGACGTGTAAAAGTGGATAGCCAAATTTTGATGGTTTATCGATGTGGCAA GTGGGTTAAACTCTCTGGGACAGAGCTTCTGCCTGGGGATGTTGTATCCATTGGGCGCTCTACTGGTCTGGATGGGGAAGACAAATCTGTGCCTGCTGACATGCTTATTTTGGCTGGAAGTGCTATTGTGAATGAAGCCATTCTGACTGGGGAGTCCACACCACAATGGAAG GTTTCAGTAGGCAACAGAGGAAATGATGAGAGACTATCAATCAAACGGGATAAGGCGCATGTTCTTTTTGGTGGTACAAAAATATTACAGCATACACCGGATAAG ACATTTCACTTGAAAGCCCCTGATGGGGGCTGTGTGGCTGTTGTGCTGCGAACTGGATTTGAAACTAGCCAAGGAAAGCTAATGCGAACTATACTGTTTTCAACTGAGAGG GTTACTGCAAACAGCTGGGAAAGTGggctttttattcttttcttggTAGTATTTGCTCTTATAGCTGCTGGTTATGTCCTTAAAAAG GGCCTTGAGGATCCAACAAGGAGTAAATACAAGCTTCTTCTGAGTTGTTCATTGATTATTACTTCTGTGATTCCCCCCGAACTTCCAATGGAGCTGTCAATAGCTGTTAATACTTCTTTGATTGCACTAGCCAGACGTGGAATTTACTGCACAGAACCATTTAGAATTCCATTTGCTGGAAAG GTTGATATATGTTGTTTTGACAAGACTGGCACACTAACGTCAGATGACATG GAATTTTCTGGAGTTGGTGGTCTGACAGACAATGAAGACTTAGAAACAGAAATATCTAAAgtgcctgatcgaactttggAAATACTTGCATCCTGTCATGCTTTGGTCTTTGTGGACAATAAGCTG GTTGGTGATCCTCTTGAGAAAGCTGCACTGAAAGGAATTGATTGGACCTACAAATCAGATGAAAAGGCCATTCCAAAAAA AGGAGGTGGCAATTTTGTCCAGATTGTTCAAAGGCATCACTTTGCTTCTCACTTAAAAAGAATGGCGGTAGTTGTTCGTGTTCAGGAGGAATTTTTTGCTTTCATTAAG GGTGCTCCAGAAACCATTCAGGAAAGGCTTATTAATGTGCCTGCATGGTATGTTGAGACTTACAAGAAACACACACGTCAAGGGTCTCGTGTTTTGGCTTTGGCTTACAAGTCCCTTCCAGATATGACA GTTAGTGAAGCGCGGAGCTTAGAGCGTGAAACAGTAGAAAGTGGTCTAACTTTTGCTGGATTTGCA GTTTTCAATTGCCCTATCCGGGGAGACTCAGCCACTGTGTTGTCCGAATTAAAAGCATCCTCACACGATCTG GTGATGATTACTGGTGATCAAGCTTTGACGGCTTGCCATGTCGCCCGCCAAGTTAATATAATCTCAAAACCAGCACTAATTCTTGGCCCGGCTAAAGGCAATAATGGTGGGTATGAGTGGGTTTCTCCAGATGAGACCCATACAGTAATCTTCAG CGAGAATGAGGTTGGAGATTTATCTGAGAGTTATGATCTTTGCATTGGTGGTGACTGCATGGAAATGCTGCAGCAAAGCTCTTCTACCCTTAAAGTCATTCCTTATGTGAAG GTATTTGCCCGTGTTGCCCCTGAGCAAAAGGAACTCATAATCACTTCTTTCAAATCTGTGGGGAGGGTGACGTTGATGTGTGGTGATGGCACAAACGATGTTGGTGCTCTAAAACAG GCACATGTTGGGGTGGCTTTACTTAATGCAATACCCGCGGGACAAACTGGGAAGTCTGCAACATCTTCAAAGAACGAAACTGAAAAGTCTGGTAAATCGAAGAAACCGAAACCTGCAAGTGGAACTGTTGATGGTTCTTCAAAGAGCAAACCTGCTTCAAAGTCGGAGTCTACCAGCAACCAGAACGCAAACCGTCATCTAACCGCTGCAGAAATGCAACGCCAAAAGCTGAAGAAACTAATGGATGAGCTAAACGAAGATGGTGATGGACGTTCTGCTCCAGTTGTTAAACTGGGTGATGCCTCAATGGCATCGCCATTCACAGCAAAGCATGCTTCAGTCTCTCCAACTATCGACGTGATCCGTCAGGGTCGTAGCACCCTCGTCACCACACTCCAAATGTTCAAGATACTCGGGCTCAACTGTCTTGCTACTGCCTACGTCCTGAGTGTGATGTACTTAGATGGCGTGAAACTGGGTGATGTTCAGGCCACAATCAGCGGGGTCTTCACTGCCGCCTTTTTTCTGTTCATATCCCACGCCTCCCCACTCCCGACACTATCAGCCGAGAGGCCTCATCCCAATATCTTCTGCTCCTACGTCCTGCTCTCCCTCCTAGGTCAGTTTACCGTTCACATCTTCTTCTTGATATCATCGGTGAAGGCAGCTGAGAAGTACATGCCAGAGGAATGCATCGAGCCCGACTCAGAGTTCCACCCGAACCTCGTGAACACCGTTTCCTACATGGTGGGCATGATGCTGCAAGTGGCCACCTTTGCAGTCAACTACATGGGCCACCCTTTCAACCAGAGCATCTCACAGAACAGACCTTTCCAGTATGCCCTCGTCGGGGCTGTTGGCTTCTTCACCGTCATTACCTCTGACTTGTTCCGGGACTTGAACGATTGGCTGAAGCTCGTGCCCTTGCCGAAAGAGCTGAGAAACAAGCTGATGCTCTGGTCGTTCCTCGCGTTCCTGGTCTGCTACAGCTGGGAAAGATTCTTGAGGTGGGCCTTCCCCGGGAAGATGCCGgcttggaagaagaagcaacGGGCCGTTGCGACGAGCGCAGAGAAGAAGAGAGTCTAA
- the LOC121780669 gene encoding ammonium transporter 2 member 5-like: protein MANWTAILPSNLLPDDANPEWLSKGDNAWQLTAATLVGLQSVPGLIILYGGAVKKKWAVNSAFMALYAFACVLVCWVCWGYRLSFGDQLVPIWGKINVAFSQHYLFERAFMGYLPNATMVYFQFVFAAITLILIAGAVLGRMNFYAWMLFVPLWLTFSYTVGAYTIWSLDGWLSSAGMIDYSGGYVIHLSSGVAGFTAAYWVGPRLTKDRERFPPNNILLMLAGAGLLWMGWTGFNGGDPYAASIDASLAIVNTHVCTATSLLTWLLLDIMFFGKPSVIGAVQGMITGLVCITPAAGVVQGWAAIIMGLCSGSIPWFTMMVVHKKSELLQKVDDTMAVFHTHAVAGSLGGVLTGLFANPRLCYLFYGKYNRYVGLFYGIQMGAYSHGFRQIGLQLVGVAFVVGVNIVMTSLICIVVKSIVPLRMTEEDMEIGDQAAHGEDAYAIWGQGERSENSRFSTHNDMETGSSKAKGHVERT from the exons ATGGCGAACTGGACCGCGATCCTCCCGTCGAATCTCCTCCCCGACGACGCCAACCCGGAGTGGCTGAGCAAAGGGGACAACGCGTGGCAGCTCACCGCGGCCACCCTCGTCGGCCTGCAGAGCGTCCCGGGCCTGATCATCCTCTACGGGGGCGCTGTGAAGAAGAAGTGGGCCGTGAACTCGGCCTTCATGGCGCTCTACGCCTTCGCCTGCGTGCTCGTGTGCTGGGTCTGCTGGGGCTACCGCCTCTCCTTCGGCGACCAGCTCGTCCCGATTTGGGGGAAGATCAATGTGGCCTTTTCTCAGCATTATCTGTTTGAGAGGGCCTTCATGGGGTACTTGCCCAATGCTACCATGGTGTATTTCCAGTTCGTCTTCGCGGCCATCACCTTGATCTTGATTGCTGGCGCGGTGCTCGGGAGGATGAACTTCTACGCGTGGATGCTGTTTGTCCCGCTGTGGCTCACCTTCTCCTACACCGTTGGTGCGTACACCATTTGGTCCCTTGACGGCTGGCTCTCCTCTGCCGGGATGATTGACTACTCTGGTGGCTACGTCATCCACTTGTCGTCGGGTGTCGCTGGCTTTACTGCTGCGTATTGG GTTGGCCCTCGTTTGACTAAGGATAGGGAGAGGTTTCCGCCTAACAATATTCTGCTGATGTTAGCTGGAGCCGGATTGCTTTGGATGGGGTGGACGGGGTTCAATGGAGGTGACCCTTACGCTGCCAGCATTGACGCATCTCTAGCCATTGTCAACACTCATGTGTGCACAGCTACGAGCTTGCTGACTTGGCTTTTGCTTGATATCATGTTTTTTGGGAAGCCGTCAGTTATTGGTGCGGTTCAGGGCATGATCACCGGCCTCGTCTGCATCACCCCAGCAGCAG GAGTTGTACAGGGTTGGGCTGCCATCATAATGGGGCTATGCTCCGGCTCGATCCCTTGGTTCACGATGATGGTTGTGCACAAGAAGTCCGAGCTCCTCCAGAAGGTTGATGACACCATGGCCGTGTTCCACACGCACGCAGTGGCCGGGAGCCTCGGAGGGGTCCTCACCGGCCTCTTTGCCAACCCGAGGCTCTGCTATCTGTTCTACGGGAAGTACAACCGATACGTTGGCCTGTTCTACGGCATTCAGATGGGGGCGTACAGCCACGGATTCAGGCAAATAGGGCTTCAGCTCGTGGGCGTGGCCTTCGTGGTTGGTGTTAACATTGTGATGACGAGCTTGATATGCATTGTGGTGAAGTCCATCGTGCCTCTTAGGATGACGGAGGAGGATATGGAGATCGGGGATCAGGCAGCGCACGGGGAGGACGCTTACGCCATATGGGGGCAGGGCGAGAGGAGCGAGAACTCCCGGTTCTCGACTCACAATGATATGGAGACGGGATCATCCAAGGCTAAGGGCCATGTTGAGAGGACATGA
- the LOC121782521 gene encoding SNAP25 homologous protein SNAP33-like isoform X2, with protein sequence MFGHKKSPLHRFSRHKSAESADLPNHQTNPFESNDELKSVKDSGRTSSDPALVTPNFNSNPFDDDGDDARGTSSSQSIFNSSRNNYKNDFRDSGGLESQTVEELENYAVYKAEDATKSVNNCLKIAEDMREEATSTLVMLHQQGEQITRTHTVAADIDHDLSRGEKLLGNLGGMFSKTWKPKKNQAIKGPVIIRDDPVHRKGNHLEQRERLGLSSTSKERSSTSRKPPPEPTDVLQKVEVCNILSLLFYV encoded by the exons ATGTTTGGTCACAAGAAGTCCCCCTTGCATAGGTTTTCAAGGCACAAGTCAGCTGAGTCCGCTGACCTCCCTAACCATCAAACCAATCCCTTTGAATCGAACGATGAGTTGAAATCGGTTAAAGATTCTGGAAGAACATCATCAGATCCTGCTCTGGTCACACCAAATTTCAATTCAAACCCCTTTGATGATGATGGGGATGATGCTCGAGGAACCTCGTCATCTCAGAGCATTTTCAACTCCTCAAGGAACAACTACAAGAATGATTTCCGTGACTCTGGAGGATTAGAGAGCCAGACTGTGGAGGAACTGGAAAATTATGCTGTATATAAAGCTGAAGATGCGACTAAATCTGTTAACAATTGCCTTAAGATTGCAGAGGACATGCGTGAAGAAGCCACCAGTACGTTGGTTATGTTGCATCAACAGGGAGAGCAAATTACCAGAACTCACACGGTTGCTGCCGACATAGACCACGACCTTAGTAGG GGGGAGAAGCTTTTGGGAAACCTTGGGGGCATGTTCTCCAAGACATGGAAGCCGAAGAAGAATCAAGCAATAAAAGGCCCTGTAATCATTAGAG ATGATCCGGTACATAGAAAGGGCAACCACTTGGAACAGAGGGAGCGGCTTGGTTTGTCTTCGACCTCGAAGGAAAGATCATCAACTTCACGTAAACCACCACCAGAACCCACCGATGTCTTGCAGAAAGTTGAGGTATGCAATATTTTGAGCTTACTATTTTATGTCTAG
- the LOC121782521 gene encoding SNAP25 homologous protein SNAP33-like isoform X1 — MFGHKKSPLHRFSRHKSAESADLPNHQTNPFESNDELKSVKDSGRTSSDPALVTPNFNSNPFDDDGDDARGTSSSQSIFNSSRNNYKNDFRDSGGLESQTVEELENYAVYKAEDATKSVNNCLKIAEDMREEATSTLVMLHQQGEQITRTHTVAADIDHDLSRGEKLLGNLGGMFSKTWKPKKNQAIKGPVIIRDDPVHRKGNHLEQRERLGLSSTSKERSSTSRKPPPEPTDVLQKVEVENGKQDDALGDLSNILGELKNMAVDMGSEIEHQNKALDHAEDDMDELVYRVRGANHRTRRLLGK; from the exons ATGTTTGGTCACAAGAAGTCCCCCTTGCATAGGTTTTCAAGGCACAAGTCAGCTGAGTCCGCTGACCTCCCTAACCATCAAACCAATCCCTTTGAATCGAACGATGAGTTGAAATCGGTTAAAGATTCTGGAAGAACATCATCAGATCCTGCTCTGGTCACACCAAATTTCAATTCAAACCCCTTTGATGATGATGGGGATGATGCTCGAGGAACCTCGTCATCTCAGAGCATTTTCAACTCCTCAAGGAACAACTACAAGAATGATTTCCGTGACTCTGGAGGATTAGAGAGCCAGACTGTGGAGGAACTGGAAAATTATGCTGTATATAAAGCTGAAGATGCGACTAAATCTGTTAACAATTGCCTTAAGATTGCAGAGGACATGCGTGAAGAAGCCACCAGTACGTTGGTTATGTTGCATCAACAGGGAGAGCAAATTACCAGAACTCACACGGTTGCTGCCGACATAGACCACGACCTTAGTAGG GGGGAGAAGCTTTTGGGAAACCTTGGGGGCATGTTCTCCAAGACATGGAAGCCGAAGAAGAATCAAGCAATAAAAGGCCCTGTAATCATTAGAG ATGATCCGGTACATAGAAAGGGCAACCACTTGGAACAGAGGGAGCGGCTTGGTTTGTCTTCGACCTCGAAGGAAAGATCATCAACTTCACGTAAACCACCACCAGAACCCACCGATGTCTTGCAGAAAGTTGAG GTTGAAAATGGGAAACAAGACGACGCCCTTGGAGATCTGAGTAACATATTGGGAGAGCTAAAGAATATGGCTGTGGACATGGGATCAGAGATTGAACACCAGAACAAAGCTTTGGATCACGCCgaagatgatatggatgagctGGTTTATCGAGTGAGAGGCGCTAACCATCGCACTCGTCGTTTGCTTGGGAAGTAG